The proteins below are encoded in one region of Gimesia chilikensis:
- a CDS encoding SGNH/GDSL hydrolase family protein, translated as MPRLTDHCRILTALFLVLCVTSIATAEQKQETKADPDLPRVLIIGDSISIGYTKPTIELLKGVANVERVKANCGDTKRGLKNLQRWLGKTDWDVIHFNWGLHDLCYRHPDSKTQGHRDKVNGTISVPLAQYEKNLETLVRQLEQTNATLIWATTTPVPEGEAGRVVGDDLKYNKVAKKIMQKHNIKINDLHQLATGFEAPLWAGPGNVHFKPAGSQKLAQQVAREIKTALKAKPQDRN; from the coding sequence ATGCCTCGACTGACCGACCACTGCCGAATTCTCACAGCGTTGTTCCTGGTTCTGTGTGTGACTTCGATCGCAACAGCAGAACAGAAACAGGAAACCAAAGCAGATCCCGACCTGCCCCGCGTGCTGATTATCGGTGACTCGATTTCCATCGGTTACACCAAACCCACCATTGAACTGCTGAAAGGGGTCGCGAATGTCGAACGCGTCAAAGCCAACTGCGGCGATACGAAACGGGGTCTTAAAAATCTCCAGCGCTGGCTGGGAAAAACTGACTGGGATGTGATCCATTTCAACTGGGGACTGCACGACCTCTGCTATCGGCACCCCGACTCAAAAACTCAGGGACACCGCGACAAAGTCAACGGCACCATCTCGGTCCCCCTCGCACAGTATGAGAAAAATCTGGAAACACTGGTCAGGCAACTGGAGCAGACGAACGCCACGCTGATCTGGGCCACCACAACTCCAGTTCCGGAAGGCGAAGCAGGCCGCGTTGTCGGCGACGATTTGAAATACAACAAGGTCGCGAAAAAGATCATGCAGAAACACAACATCAAAATCAACGACCTGCATCAGCTCGCGACAGGCTTCGAAGCGCCCCTCTGGGCCGGTCCAGGCAACGTCCACTTCAAACCCGCCGGCTCCCAAAAACTGGCACAACAGGTCGCCCGCGAAATCAAAACCGCATTAAAAGCGAAGCCGCAAGACAGGAACTGA
- a CDS encoding TROVE domain-containing protein has protein sequence MANKTLFSNRQNQYPRADSRNEAGGRAYKFEPKHALAQLAATGTFNNVFYAGAQTQLDTLRTLIDQVDDDRYLAQLAVYARERACMKEMPAALLATLSTRDTELMHRVFDRVVDNGRVLRTLFQMIRSGQFGRTGLSSSLQRAFQRWLNEASVGRLLSASIGHDPSLRDVLRLARPTPVDNERRALFGWLTDKEPAKWAPATAADLPRQVRQLIAYRQAETDQAQAEIVENLSVRWDLLADAAKSPLVWKALARQMGPQALRMNLNTLLRHDVFQDAALVDYVADRLADAEAIRQSRQFPYQFLAAYLNVSAEVPRKIQTALHQAAELACGNVPELPGPVVIGLDTSGSMQCPVTGWQRRGATSRMTCVDAAALFAAAVLRRNPDSVVIPFDTRPYQARLDPSDSILSLSARLAKYGGGGTDCSIPLNVANTKLSKRAFAGCVLVSDNESWVRQGRYGSTGVMTEWQRFIENQRRLGVTDPKLVCIDIQPYGSSQAPERDDILNMGGFSDAVFNVVASFLGNDAGRFVAEVESIEV, from the coding sequence ATGGCCAACAAGACTCTGTTTTCAAATCGCCAGAATCAGTATCCACGTGCGGACTCGCGTAACGAGGCCGGCGGTCGCGCTTATAAATTCGAGCCGAAGCATGCGCTCGCGCAGCTGGCGGCAACCGGAACGTTCAACAACGTGTTCTACGCGGGTGCGCAGACGCAGCTGGATACTCTGCGGACGCTGATTGACCAGGTGGACGATGACCGCTACCTGGCACAGCTGGCCGTGTATGCGCGGGAGCGAGCCTGCATGAAGGAGATGCCGGCAGCGCTGCTGGCGACACTGTCGACGCGGGATACCGAGCTGATGCACCGTGTGTTCGATCGCGTGGTTGACAACGGTCGTGTACTGCGGACGCTGTTCCAGATGATCCGTTCGGGTCAGTTTGGTCGGACCGGTCTGTCATCGAGTCTGCAGCGGGCGTTTCAGCGCTGGCTGAACGAGGCTTCGGTGGGTCGACTGCTGTCGGCTTCGATCGGTCACGATCCGAGCCTGCGCGACGTTCTGCGACTGGCACGGCCAACGCCTGTCGACAACGAGCGACGTGCGCTGTTCGGCTGGCTGACGGATAAGGAGCCTGCCAAGTGGGCACCGGCGACCGCAGCGGATCTGCCACGGCAGGTGCGACAGCTGATCGCTTATCGTCAGGCAGAGACTGACCAGGCGCAGGCAGAGATCGTTGAGAATCTGTCTGTGCGGTGGGACCTGCTGGCGGATGCGGCCAAGAGTCCACTGGTCTGGAAGGCGCTGGCCCGACAGATGGGACCACAGGCGCTACGGATGAACCTGAATACGCTGCTGCGGCATGACGTGTTCCAGGATGCGGCGCTGGTGGACTACGTGGCGGACCGCCTGGCGGACGCGGAGGCAATCCGTCAGTCGCGACAGTTTCCGTACCAGTTCCTGGCGGCTTATCTGAATGTGAGTGCCGAAGTGCCTCGCAAGATTCAGACGGCGCTGCACCAGGCGGCCGAACTTGCCTGCGGTAACGTGCCGGAACTGCCTGGTCCCGTGGTGATCGGTCTGGATACGTCCGGTTCGATGCAGTGTCCGGTTACCGGCTGGCAGCGTCGTGGTGCCACAAGTCGGATGACGTGTGTGGATGCTGCGGCACTGTTTGCGGCGGCTGTGCTGCGACGTAACCCGGACAGCGTGGTGATTCCATTCGATACCCGGCCTTACCAGGCTCGCCTGGATCCATCGGACTCGATTCTGAGTCTGTCGGCACGGCTGGCGAAGTACGGCGGCGGTGGTACCGACTGTTCGATCCCGCTGAACGTGGCCAACACGAAGCTCAGCAAGCGTGCGTTCGCCGGCTGCGTGCTGGTGAGCGACAACGAGAGCTGGGTGCGGCAGGGCCGTTACGGTTCGACCGGCGTGATGACCGAGTGGCAGCGGTTCATCGAGAACCAGCGGCGACTGGGCGTGACGGATCCGAAGCTGGTATGCATCGACATCCAGCCTTACGGTTCGTCACAGGCTCCGGAGCGCGACGACATCCTGAACATGGGCGGCTTCAGTGACGCGGTGTTCAACGTGGTGGCGTCGTTCCTGGGCAACGACGCCGGCCGATTCGTCGCCGAGGTCGAGTCGATCGAAGTCTGA